The genomic window AAACAACCAAAAAGAAGAAAATAGTTGAAAAACCACCAAGTTGTGGAAATTGGGAGGATGGCAATGTGAGCTTGGAGTTGAAGAAAATAAAGGAGAAGGGAGGTTTCAACAAGGTGATCATTCTTGATAAACAAGATTGTGATATTCCAGAAAGTAGTATGGCAGCAAAAGACATGGATGATGAAGTGATGGATGACAAAATTGCTGAGACTGCAAAACGTAGTAGAGAGAAAGTGAtccaaagaaaagggaaaaagcgaAAGACACAAAATGTGGATGATGAAATGATGGAGGCTCATTTGGCTCCACAAGACTACGCATTAGAAGAGGTATATCTGAACGAAATACTCAATATTCAAATTTAGTAGTGTAATATATTAGCAGTATTAAGTATTGAGTAATGCTTAGTATATGGTCATTCATTGTTATTTGAGTATCGAGTATTGTGTAATATATGACCATTCATTGTTATTTTAATATTCAGTATTGAGTGCTACagtttgagtattgagtattgcaTAATATATGGCTATTCATTGTTATTTTAGTATTCAGTATTACTGTTTGAGAGTACATGTTTAATATGTGGCTATACATGCTTAGTTTGAGTAATATGTGGCTATTGATTTGAGTGCTTTTATGTACATTGCAggctaaaaaacaaataaaaatttgtgatgaaaagctgaagttttgggcAGATtggaagacttattgggtcaaacaggcagaggaagctgagtcttcaatgagaaaaggaaaagaagtttgAGAAAAGGAGCATCGTTCTAATACGGGAAAAGAAGTTGGAGATATAGAGGATGCTGCACATGAGCCTAGAAATGCAAGTCCTGAATTGGTTGAGAGTGAAGACAAGGATGATGATTCGGATCATGGGATTGAAGAACAAGCTGCAAATTTAGTTGATAAAGAGGATGATGCAGAACAGCCCGGAAAAGAAGATGATGCAAATCAGCCTGAAAAAGAAAGTCAAGAGAAGCATGGTGATACAGCTGAGATGAATGATTCTGATTGGGGTCAGCCTTCTTTTAGTCTAGGATTCAGTACTCCTATATCATTGGAAGTAGTATTACCAGTGGAAGAAAGTAGAAAGTCACCATCTGATGTGGCAACATACACACTTTTGGAGAACATACCACAAAATGAACAGTTTCCGCTTCCAAAAAGGATCTCAGCATTGTCACAATACTTTAGATCCCCATATGTAATGCAAATGAAGAAGGCAAAATTGAGTGAGGAAGACACACAATTGGTCAACTATGCGTGGACATTGGCAGAAGCAAATGGAGGAGCTATGTACGTTGATTTTTTAATTCCAtccatttaatatttttttttaacttcaatTTTTAAATGAGATTCATTATATTTCATCTCTAATTGATAATGATTTTAGCATGAAGGGAGGTATTGTTCCAAGACAAATGCAAGATGTTAGACAACCTTAACAGGGGATCCTTATTTTGTCTCAAGAAGGATTGTAAGTTAGAGGGGGATGTCATTGGAAACTATTttagtttcttgaataaaaaagaGATGATGAAAGGAAAGATGAAAAGGTTCATATTCCCGGTTACATATGAAGTAAGTATCACATATTGATTAGttttaattaactaaaatttacAATATCTTCATTGTTTAAATTCCCATATtaaatgtattttgttataattatttGCACATAGTTTGAGCATGGCGTCAAGATCACTAGACGCAAAAAGGATCATAGAGAAGCCCGTGTAATGGCCGAGTATGCAGAAGATTTAGTAAGACAGCTCAAATACATGGGTTTGAATGATATAGACATGGAAAATCCTGAATATGTAAGTAAATTTTTGCTTAATATTTGTGCTAGTATTGAACATATTGTAAATATATTGTTGTGGCGTTACATCTACATAATAGTATACATAGTTTAAATAGGCGCAAGTTACTGTGCATAGAAAATATGTAGGATAATATTCAATAATGTTTAAGTAATATGTTGATAGTATTGAGTAATCTGTTTTGATTAATTACAAGGTTAGCTATAGCAATCTGTTTTGATTAATATGTTGATAGTATTGAGTAATTTGTACTGAGTAATCTGTATTGAGTAATCTGTTTTGATAGTATTAAGTTCCATGTTGATTATTGTACTCATGAATTCTTTTCATCATTACAGTAAagtaattaatttattatctgaTGTCAATTAACAATATACTCCATAAAGTCTCTATGTACTATGTAGTAAATAGTACTAGTAGCTTCCCTTAACTTGTTCCATATATGTATGTACCTAGCTAGATTTGTATGCAAATCAGAACATTATTAATTACTGCAGAAGATGTTGCACTTGGGTCTCAAATATCAATATTAGGGGGTTTAGAGATTTATCTTGCAAATGGTGGACCTTGAACTAACCTATCCATATTAAGATAAAGTGTTAAAGAACATATATGTGATGTAGATGAAAGGTTGGTTGGatattttgttttgaataaaaaCAGTGTTTCAAGTTTCTAGCATGTGTCTACGTGTGTAACAACAATATATACTTCTGGTTGGAATTGTGGATGCATATATACCTAACTTCTCAATTGTTGATAGTATTGAGTAATCTGTACTGAGTAATCTGTATTGAGTAATCTGTTTTGATAGTATTAAGTTCCATGTTGATTATTGTACTCATGAATTCTTTTCATCATTACAGTGGTTTTTCCCAGTTTATTTGAAGAGTCACTATGCTGCATATGTGATTGATTTCAAAGAACAGAGGTTCGGATTTCTGAATAGTTGTGAAAGGTTCACATTTCAAAAAGAAGATGAATGGGAGAACTGGGGGAAGTGGAAAGTGAGATATGGGATGGAGTTGTTAAATGCTAAGAGAAATGAACCTATAGACTTTAGTCAATGGAGTTGGGAGGATGTGAAAGTGCCTTTACAACATGATAGGAAATCATGCGGGCTATTTGTTCTGACATATATTGAGAAATGGGATAGCAAGCAAGCTGcaatttgggatttttttaagCATTGGGATATGATGACAAAGGAAGAGCAAGATGATTTCATGGAGATTCAAAGAGTAAAAGTGCTGCTAGACATCTTGAAGCGTGAGGACAATGAGCTGCTTCAAAACTTGACAAAGTTAGCTCTGACCTTGGCAGAAGAAGAGGCTGCATGTGCTATGGCGGATGACTTGGAGAAAGAAGCAGAGAAGAACAAAAAAAAGGTGAAGACAAAGAAGTCAGCCCCTAACTTgggtgaagaagaggaagaatgtTCTATGGCACAAGTCCTTGAGAAACAAGCTGAAGAGGTTGTAGACAAGATCGAGAAAGAAGTCGGGAAGAAGACAAAAAAACTTAggacaaaaaggaaaaaaactatATATTGAATTGTGTAGTAAGACTTGTATGAGCAAATTGTATGAGCAAATTGTTTCTTTAAGCTTAAATTTGGACGAATTGTTTCTTTAATACCAAACATATGCTATATTCATTTTGATGCTGGGACAAGATTTATCATGTGATGATGTATAGTTCTGCATTGTTTCTAGTCAATTTTGTAGTTGTTATATAATGATGTATATTTCTTCTTGAAACTAAATTGAATTTGAATCAGTTATGGTAAATGATATATTGCTTGAATGTGAAACACTGACACAACAAGACTGAGAGGTAAAGATTGAAAATTATGCATTACTGACAAGAAACTGATTTGAATCGGTTATTATAATAGACAATACTTGCTTGTATGTGAATCACTGACTAATGTTCAAAAACCTTAAACCATCCTCATCATATTCACCATTCACAGATCCCCACATTTTGTTATTCACTTTACTTTGTGCCAATGAATCACTGCCTGTAATGCAGTATCGTATACAGCTTTAACACAGCCACATAGATTCAAAACTTTCAACTTTCTACATAAACTAGCAAGGTAAGCCAAAGTTGTGTCACTAAAGGTTGAACAGCCACTGATGTTGAGTTTTCTAAGATCACAACCACTAAAACTATGAATCTAATGAATTTtgcatatataattaattaaagtgaAAGGACGTATAGTAAGATAAAATAACTATCATctgtgagtattgagtattgactaTTGAGTAATACATGCTTAGTATTGATTAATATATGACCAATACATAAttgttatattaaaatttataataagtcttttttattataaatactaAGTAATTTAATAGCAGAAATCTAATAAGAGATGATCTAATGTATTtgctatattaaaatttataatgagtctttttatttaaaatttatgtaTCAATCAGACATTAATATGATTGGAATATGAGAATTTGAGAGATCACACTCTCAAGAATTAAACCTAAATTCAACTTTATAAAATTAGAGATCCAGTTTAGAATTCTTAATAAACTTGTAACAAATTGTCATAAGTTTGTATGAGTTAAATTTCAATGTAATTCTAAAATTAAGACCCTTGACTCAATTTAAGCCTAGTTAGTTACTTCTAGCCACCCCTTATAAATTGAACCAAGCCATTTGCTTCAAACACATGAAGCCATTTATTTCAAAGGCATTCTGCATGTGCAACAGAGAGATTGAAAACACAGAAAAGAGCTATTGCATTAAGTACTTCATGTGGTTATTAAATGAGAAATAAGTTTGCCTATCCAAAGTTATTACTTTAAGCAAATTCAATAGTATGTAGCAGAAGCTAAATTGGCAATAACTAAAACAATCAAATTGTAGAATGAAATATAAAATTTTGCTTACAGTATGATGAAAATTTGAAATAGTAGACTGAAATATAATAGTCTAAAATAATggaaagaaataatgaaaatcaATCAACATTGTTGATTGTTAAATCTAATTTTGTAgcatcttcttctttcttttgtttcttccgCTGTGCGATGAATCTTTGTCTCTCCCTAGCTAACTCATAATCACTTTTGAGCCGTTTCTTAGCCCTGATTGGATTGGGTctctttttgaaattttttccaCTAGATTCAACTACAACAGGTTCAGCAACACTAGTATCTTTGCAAGATGCAGACCTGGAAGATGAAGGTTGACCGGAAACACCTTTAGCAACAATCAACTCTTCCGCTTGCTTCCCACATTCAATTGCAGCATTAAGAAAAAATTGGCACGCATCAGGGTCCATGCAAACACGGGTTATAATCTGAAGCATAACACCAGAAGCTTGTTGATATCTTTGTGCAAAAGTAGTATCTTGAATACCTCCAATACTGATGGGTTTTAAAGCATCAAGGGATGGACGAATTCCTTTAGTCCAACGCTTCAATATGTAGTGGTCAGGTATGGACTTCAAGGACTGGTATTGGACATAACTCCCTAAGAAGTCTAATATCTTGAAAACATGGCGACATAAGAATCCCCGGTTCTCGAACATCCGACATGTACAAGTAAAAATCTTGTTCCCAATATCTACAGTAACAACCCTCTCATCAAGTCGCAAAGGATCTTGATCATTAGGAAGAAGGTTTTCTGGAACTTCTTCGACCGACATATAAACATTCGCAGCGGCATCATTATCAAAATCCATCTCATCGGCATCACGAACAAGTTGAATTATGAACACTTTGAAAACTCTATTAGAAATTGAACTTCTTGACGTGTCCTCCTCATAATAATATTTGAAAGAAAGATCATATTGcttgtgaatgaatgcaaacgaTGCTGGAGTATACTTGGCGACAACGGACCTCATGAGTTGGCTGTTGGGATAACTGTTTCTTGGCCTAGTATTGGCAGCCTTGAAATCACAATCAGCATGATTATCTCGCATTTTCTCAACCATAACattgaaatggataaagaattgCACAAGTGAGTGGTCTGGCTGAAGAAAGTGGCGAAGAAAGGCATTGAACGACTCGCTTAACTGTATGGTCTTCAAACCGGCAGTGAAGTGTGATTTCACCCAAGCAGAAGACCATTGAGTACGATTACGATGAATCTGGACAAGCCAAGTAAATTCAGAAGTGGCTTTACCACCAAAACAATTTTGAAGCATCTTATTCCAATTGAAGTCAAACTCTGCCTCATCATCAACATTCGAAACCAAGTGATGTAGTtcgtcaagaaatgcaccattgcaACGAGAGCCTAAGTTGGACTTTGCATTCTCCCCCAtgtgccaagaacacaacccatgGAAGACATCGGGGAAGAGGTTTGGAACTGACTTCATCAAAGCAGAAGCTTGGTCTGTATAAATTGTAATGGGTTTCTTATTTTTCATGCACTTCAGGAAAGTGGTAAACAACCAATTAAAACTTGCTGAAGTCTCATTGTAGAGCAGGGCACCACCAAATAATACACTCTTACGGTGGTTGTCAAATCCAAGGAACGGAGCTGGTATGTGTGACAAAAACATATAACGAGAAAGTTAAAACAATTGATGATATCAATCTAAAAGCAGTGTCATACCTAAAACAAAGGATGTTATCAATATATCTTTATACTAATATACCATGATGTAATAATAAATATGGTAGAGAGAATATATCAATGCACtgataattacaaaataaaatggaAGCTTGATATAATAGTAGTGAAATGAATAGAACACATACCTAATGGGCGATACTCCGTATTTGTTCGATAAGTAGTGTCGAAACTGATGAGGTCACCAAATAATTCATAGTCTTGCTGCATGATTGCATCTGACCAAAAAATACTAGCTATGttctcttcagaatctacttggaTATCATAATAAAATGGCGGGTTCCTCAAAGCTTCGTTTCTAAGATATTCTTGGATAATAGTTGCATCACCAATGACCATTTCCTTTTGTCGAACAGTGGTGAGAAAGTTCTTTAAATCTTGGAAGCAATACCCAAGGTTCTTTGAACCACCAGCTATTTGACGCATAACTTGAAAGGAGGATCTTACAGACATGCCTGATTTTGAATTTATTATAGCAAGTTGTTTTTGAGGCTCACTAATCTCTCGAGCCGATCTCAAGTAATGCGAATGCTCGGGTTTGTGGAGAGGGTGGTTATGAGTAACATTCCATTTGTATATGTGATAACCTTTAACATTGGAATCATACTTCAACGAAATACTAGCTGCGCAACCAGTCCTTTCCTTTTGTCGAACAGTGGTGAGAAAGTTCTTTAAATCTTGGAAGCAATACCCAAGGTTCTTTGAACCACCAGCTATTTGACGCATAACTTGAAAGGAGGATCTTACAGACATGCCTGATTTTGAATTTATTATAGCAAGTTGTTTTTGAGGCTCACTAATCTCTCGAGCCGATCTCAAGTAATGCGAATGCTCGGGTTTGTGGAGAGGGTGGTTATGAGTAACATTCCATTTGTATATGTGATAACCTTTAACATTGGAATCATACTTCAACGAAATACTA from Vicia villosa cultivar HV-30 ecotype Madison, WI unplaced genomic scaffold, Vvil1.0 ctg.000291F_1_1, whole genome shotgun sequence includes these protein-coding regions:
- the LOC131626470 gene encoding protein FAR1-RELATED SEQUENCE 5-like; its protein translation is MSVRSSFQVMRQIAGGSKNLGYCFQDLKNFLTTVRQKERTGCAASISLKYDSNVKGYHIYKWNVTHNHPLHKPEHSHYLRSAREISEPQKQLAIINSKSGMSVRSSFQVMRQIAGGSKNLGYCFQDLKNFLTTVRQKEMVIGDATIIQEYLRNEALRNPPFYYDIQVDSEENIASIFWSDAIMQQDYELFGDLISFDTTYRTNTEYRPLAPFLGFDNHRKSVLFGGALLYNETSASFNWLFTTFLKCMKNKKPITIYTDQASALMKSVPNLFPDVFHGLCSWHMGENAKSNLGSRCNGAFLDELHHLVSNVDDEAEFDFNWNKMLQNCFGGKATSEFTWLVQIHRNRTQWSSAWVKSHFTAGLKTIQLSESFNAFLRHFLQPDHSLVQFFIHFNVMVEKMRDNHADCDFKAANTRPRNSYPNSQLMRSVVAKYTPASFAFIHKQYDLSFKYYYEEDTSRSSISNRVFKVFIIQLVRDADEMDFDNDAAANVYMSVEEVPENLLPNDQDPLRLDERVVTVDIGNKIFTCTCRMFENRGFLCRHVFKILDFLGSYVQYQSLKSIPDHYILKRWTKGIRPSLDALKPISIGGIQDTTFAQRYQQASGVMLQIITRVCMDPDACQFFLNAAIECGKQAEELIVAKGVSGQPSSSRSASCKDTSVAEPVVVESSGKNFKKRPNPIRAKKRLKSDYELARERQRFIAQRKKQKKEEDATKLDLTINNVD